From the Triticum urartu cultivar G1812 chromosome 4, Tu2.1, whole genome shotgun sequence genome, the window CTACTAAACTTAAGGCACATAGCAGGTTCATATGTTGAAAACATTGTAGGAAGGATGTATATTCTAATATAAATCAATTAGTTAGTGTATATTAAGTGGACGTCACTTATTTATGGACAGTTTCCTAACCTTCCAACTGTTGGCAATTGCAAACATATTTTCATGCCAGCACTGATTTAAACATAAGCTCCAAGTGCAGTCTGGTTGAGAGTAATGTATCAACTTCCATGCTTGTCTGGTCTATTAGCTTTTGCTGAGTCGGTGCTTGCATTTCTTTTCTATCAATAAACTTATCAAAAACTCGTTGAGATGCTCCTATGTTCTCTTGTTTATGGGTTAGTTTATTTTCATCTGCACATGGGTAAGAAAGGTTATTGCTATCCTTATGTGGCACCACTGCTTTTCAATATAGCTGTTAATGGTTCTCATGATGTTTGGATATTGCTGTAGTGGATTGATCTGTTCCTTGTGAAATGAAACAGTACATGCTTATATCGATGTTGGTCTCTCCTTTTTTTCACCAGGGGGGAGACAATTAAAACACTGTCGGGCGGGATGAGTAGCCCAATCTTGGCGGAGTTTTGGAGTGCTTGCTGATTGAACTTAGCTGTTTCGTGTCTGATGATATCGCCACTCGTCATAGTATGTCCTGAAAGTTAGCATGTGCCCCCTCTCGTGAATTTTCTTCACACATTACGCGGAAACCATTCCTGACTGAGGTCTGATGATATGACCCTATGGCTCCGTAAGTTCGGTCTGTCCTGAGGTTTTATGTCTGGCAATAAATTTTTGGTCATGTGAACTTGTTGTGTAATGCTCTGGCGCTGTTACTGTACGTTATACTACTTGCCATCTTGGTGGTTTGATTGTACCAACGCCTGTTTGATTTGAGTAGGTCGATTTGGGTTGGCCTTTTGCTTGCACGCCTGCCTTTTTAGAAAAGGCGGACAATGTCTTCCAAATTTCCCATGGATAGGTCGGCAGGCTGGACACTGGTGTTGCTTGTCCGCGCATAATTTCCTAGGACTTTTTGGCAGCGAATTCCTATGACAATGAAACGAAAACATGCGATGTTATACGTGTGCTTTGTGCTTTAATATACAGTCTGGTGAAAGGAAAGTGGTACGGCAGTACAGAGGCGCAGGCGCACGATCCACATGGCTGGCGATGTGGACGGTTCTTTCAACCTGGCGTGATTTTCGTGAGAGAACCAAATTCAAGTTGGTGAAGATCATGATTTAGGCTGGCACGGTATTGGGGTCGTTTGCTGGATTTCCTTGATTTGATCGCTACTTAACAGGCGTGTGCTCAAAGGATACACACAGGGTTTTGCAAGCAAAAAGGGGAATTCATTGTCACTTTTTCCTATCGTGTAAAAAAAGTCTTTACACGATAGCAATAGAGGTTGGGGTACACTTGATACGGATTTCTTGCAGTGAATTCTAATGTCAGGTTGGGTTAATTCCCACATGAAAGATGAAACGGATGGTGGGAGGGAAGATTGCTGCGGACGAAAGCACGCGACAATGTACATGTGCTCCGTGTTTTATTTAGTACAGTCTGATGAAAGCAAAGTGCGTACACTACATCCAGATCAACATGGCAGGCGATGTCGACGCTTCATTCGCCGCCCCGACGAGCCACCCATGGCAGCATCGATCAGCCACCTTCCAAGCAGCCGCACCCGCACCCCACCCACCGGCGACTGCACCAAGTTGGTCCACCAACCTCCCACCCAGCACCAACGACGGACGGAGAGATGATCATTGATTAGCGCAACGCAACAAGCTAGCTAGATCGTGTCCGATGGGCTCTGCCGCCGGCGCCGATGCGCCGGTGCACCTTCACGGCGACCTGGAGGTGTGGATCGCGGAGGCCAGGCGGCTCCCCAACATGGACATCACGTCGGAGCGCATGCGGAGTTGCTTCACCGCCTGCGTTAGCGGCGAGGGCGGGTCCAGGAGCGGCGGCAGCGCCGGCAGCCggagcaagaagaagaagaagaagaagcggctCATCACCAGCGCCAGCTACGCCTACGTGTCCGTGTGCCTGGCGGGCGCCACGGTGGCGCAGACCCGGGTGATCCCCAACTCCGGCGCGCCCCGGTGGGACGAGCGCTTCCGCGTCGAGGtcgcccacgccgccgccacccTCGACCTCCACGTCAAGGACAACCACGTCTTCGGCGCGCGCCTCATCGGCGTCGCCTCCGTCcccgcccgccgcctcgccgccggaGCTCTAGTCCACGGCTGGTTCCCCGTCGTCCACGCCCACggtcaccaccaccaccaccacggcAGCAGCCCGGCCGCCGAGCTGCGCTTCTGCCTGCGCTACACCCCGGTGGCCCAGCAGCACGGCGGCAGCAGCCCGCTGTGCGCCGCCGTGCCTAACGCCTACTTCCCGCTCCGCCGGGGCGGCCGCGTCACGCTCTACCAGGACGCCCACGTCGCCGACGGGCAGCTCCCTGGGATTGAGCTTGATGGCGGCGGGACGTATGAGCACGGCCGGTGCTGGGAGGACATCTCCCGCGCCATCGTCGACGCGCACCACCTCGTCTACGTCGTCGGCTGGTCCATCCACCACCCCATCCGCCTCGTCAGGGAGCCCGCCGCCGGCACCGGCACCACCATGAAGACGCTCGGGGAGCTCCTCAAAGGCAAGGTCCACGAGGGCGTCCGCGTGGTCATGCTCATCTGGGACGACAAGACGTCCCACGACAGGTTCCTCCTCAAAACGGTACGCTCCTCTGCTTCTATCTGCTCTTCATCATTCAGTTCAGCAAGCCATTATTTTCTCTGTTTCTTCGACACCGCGCATCCATGGAGAAATGTGCTTCCATGAGTAGATTGAAAGTGAAGAATGGTCTGACGGAAATAAAATCTAGGCTGGATGCAGGACGGCGTGATGCACACCCACGACGAGCAGACCAGAAAGTTCTTCAGGCACTCGGGCGTCCACTGCGTGTTGGTTCCTCGCTACGGCAGCAACAAGCTCAGCATCTTCAAGCAGCACGTGAGTGAGGATCTCTATCTAATGTGCTGCTAAAATCAAATTGATTTGCTACTGGATTCACAATGATTCATATATAAGTAATTGACTTGCCTGTGATTTTCTCTCCAGGTTGTGGGGACTCTGTTTACGCACCATCAGAAATGCGTGATTGTCGATTCGCAGGCCGCGGGAAACAACCGCAAGATCACCGCATTTCTCGGCGGTCTGGACCTGTGTGATGGCAGATATGATACGCCTGAGCATAGGCTTTTCAAAGACCTTGACACTGTTTTTCATCAGGATTTTCATAATCCTACCTTCCCTGTAAGTTCCTCTTCCCCTGGTTCATATTTCTTACTTCTGGTCCTTATCCAAAAAACAACGGTGAATTTGTTTCAGTAGAATGTATCAGCAGCCACATTCGACAGTGTGAACTGATATTCTCTCTTAAAATGAAGCATCTATTTTTTTCTTATGATTTGCAGGTTAATTCTTATGGACCAAGGCAGCCATGGCATGATTTGCACTGCAAAATCGAGGGTCCTGCCGCCTATGACATACTGACAAACTTCGAACAACGATGGCGGAAAGCCACGAAATGGAGGGTCAACCTTAAAAAGGTTGTCATTTGGCATTACGACACATTGATCAAGATTAAACGGATGCCCTGGATTGTTTCACCTTCTACCGATGAGGCGGATGCGCGTGTTTGTCACGAACAGGACACGGAAAACTGGCATGTACAGGTATATATGACTATAACTTTTATTATCCAAATACACAAACAAACTTATAGAAATGTCAGAGATGGTATCTTTTCTTACTTACTTTGGTGATCTAGGTTTTCAGGTCAATTGACTCAGGATCTGTCAAGGGGTTTCCTAAACTTGTCCAAGAGGCACAGTCACAGGTCAGGTTAAAAAACGAATCCTTTCCATGCACAATGATATACCATGAAAAATGTGTCCATTTACACACCTTTTTCGATAACCTCGTATGTTTTCCCATTTCTTCTTCAGAATCTAGTTTGTGCCAAGAATCTAAAAATTGACAGGAGCATACACAGTGCATACGTGAAAGCCATCAGGTCTGCACAACACTTCATATACATCGAGAACCAGTACTTCATTGGGTCTTCATTCTGCTGGCATTCACACAAAAATACAGGTACACAAATAAATTAAAATCACAACCCGTTCTTGATTTGATCGCAACGATGCTAAATTACTCATTTCCCCCTTCAGTTTTGAACTTAATGCTTCACTGTCTGTGTTATTAATCTTCTTACGATTGTAATGTTTAGGTGCAGACAATTTAATACCCGTCGAGCTGGCCTTGAAGATTGCGAGCAAGATCAAAGCGAAGCAGCGATTTGCGGTCTACATTGTTATCCCAATGTGGCCTGAAGGCATCCCAACCACAGCAGCAGTGCAGCAAATCCTCTTTTGGCAGGTTTGCTCCCAACCAAAGTCTATAGGTATCCCTTTTTTTTTTTCGAGCATCATCTGTAGGTATTCTTGTGACGATTAACTCACAAAACCGACAAAATCATGGACCGAAAGCAAGAGAACATATCCCTGCAATTCCTCAGAAGAAAAAAGAGAACATCTCATTGCATACCATGTGGCAAATGTTTGAAAACACCAAGATTTATAGTCGAAGTTTCATCTGGTTTTTTGGATGGAGAATTTTCAACATTTGAAAATAAGAATTATGTATTAATCTACTCACAATATTTTATTATATTGAAGTCAATTCATTAAAATGAGACACTAGCACACCTTCAGATTCTAATATGGTAGGCATGACTCTGTTTAACCACTACAAGAATTATGAAACAAAGGGAGTAATTACTACTCCTATTAAAGTACATTAAAAATAATAAAGAGATGTAACCGATTCGTCTCAGTGGTCCTATATAAGGTGTGAGAGTACATAATACAAGGAGTATAGAATCATTTCCTTATATAcgaatgatgatgataatgatGATTTTTTGAAGGGGCAAACCATGTCTATGATGTACAAGATCATAGCGGACGCTCTCGAGAGCCAGGGTCTCCTCGACTCCCATCCTCAAGACTATCTGAACTTCTACTGCCTTGGGAGGCGCGAGCTCGCCGCCTCTCCGGAGGAGAGCTTATGCAACGACAACTCTGCTCTGGTACTGCACATCATCCATCCACCCTCCTCTCTGATTCCATTAATCACATGCATGGTGAATGTTGTATTGGAATTGGGTGACAATTGAGGACATGGTTGTTGGTGCAAACTCACAGGGCATGGCGCAGAAGCACCGGAGGTTCATGATCTACGTGCACTCCAAAGGGATGGTGGTGGACGACGAGTACGTGGTGATCGGGTCGGCCAACATCAACCAGAGGTCCATGGAAGGGTCCAGGGACACGGAGATCGCCATGGGCGCGTACCAGCCGCACCACACCTCGGCCGGAGACCACGGCGCTCCTCCTCGCGGACAGGTGTACGGGTACAGGATGTCGCTGTGGGCGGAGCACCTGGGCGGCAGGGCGGAGGAGTGGTTCCGGCGGCCGGAGTCGGAGGAGTGCGTGCGGCGGGTGaacgcggcggcggaggagaacTGGCGGGCGTACGTGTCGCCGGACGAGACGACGAGGGGGCACCTGATGCGGTACCCCGTGAAGGTGGACAGGGACGGCGGCGTTGGGCCGCTGCCGGGCCACGAGTGCTTCCCGGACGTCGGCGGCAAGGTCCTCGGCGGGCAGTCATCGCTGCCCGATGCTCTCACCACGTAATTAAGCTAACCGATTGTCAGGATCCAAAGAACACTAACGAGACAGCACTCactcaaaagaaaaaaagaaaagaaaaactgtaataacatagtactccctccgtttcaaattactcgtcgcaaaaatggatgtatctagaactagaatacatctagatacatccatatctacgacaagtaattcgaaacggagggagtagatggcTATTTTTTGGGGTGAAATTTTGTGGTTTGCTTATTTTTGTTACTACTACATGATGCCCGCCGCGTACTTGCGTTGCTAGGGGATTGGTTGCAATATGTTTTGATGAGATTTAATTGTTTGAAACATGAGTATTTGGATAAATAAATATTTGGATGAGTAACACGAGAACTAAAAGAAATATTTTGAGTACATGATTTATTGGATCTATTAATTATTGAGATGGTCCCATGTATCTTTTATGTCATGGTGGGTATTTTTCATGCATATGCTGAGATGCCGTGTGTGCATGTTAGAGAAATTTACACAAACCACCAGTTTTTGTGGTCGAATTTGTTCAAAATACAACTGTTGTTGTTGCATAAAGCATCACACATTGGTGCAATCCTTTGCAGTTGGCCAAAATCCAGCATAGCCTACCCTGCAATCCGCTGTTGTTCATGGAGAACACGTGCAATAGCCGCCCTACTTGCCCTATGGGGAGCTTCGCCCCGTGTTGTTGATTGAATTTGGCCGTTGTTTCATGTTTGATGCGGCCACATGTTACAGTATCATCTAGCGACAAAATTGTGTGCTATACCAAAACAGCGTCGGTCCTAAAATCTGCTATTAGCAAGATATTGTACAATAATTCATATAATGAGCATTCTCAGCACGCTATTGTGTGCTATTAGCGATGCTGTAGCGTCCTATTTTTTCCCGTGATATTACCCTGAAGCTAGCATGTGCTCCTCTCGTGATATTCTTACCTATGGCTGCACATTGCACTCTGCAGGAAATGGCGTCCCACTTCCAACAAAAAAGATGGCGTTTACGGGTTTTTAGTGGAAATGGCGGGCCTTTAGGGCTTAATTTTCTGCCCTGTGCAGCCCAATTGGAGCTAGGGTGGACCCAGCTGGGCTTCCTCACCCGAGCCTGGGCCGGAATTAACAAGGCCTGGGCTTTTTACACCCGTGCGCGCCCATCTCCAGCATAGGGCCCGGATGTGAAGATCGTATCTATCCATCGTTCACGTACTTCAAACAGCGGCATCTCTCCGGTCGGGAGTCCTCCGCCTTCCTTCCACCAGACCCAGGCCTTTCTTGTTCCACAATCCACTCCGGATTCCATCCGCCGCGCCACCGCAGAGTAGAGGATCTCTTCCGACATAGTACGATCGAGGGAACCAGACCTAGAACCTATCAAGGCCAAGGATATGGAGGAAGCTATGGCGTCTCTAACAAAGGCGACCAGAGGTTTCTTGGTTAAACGACATAGAGAATTTCCAATCTCATGTTTGCACCTTAAGCTCTACTTTATCAACACTTTCTTGTGCGAAGTCGGCCTACTCGTAGGCGATGCAATCGACATCGGTCTGTTGAAAGACTTAGATCTCGCCATTCTTGATGAGACATATAATTCGGAATGCAGTAAAGAGTATATGTTGCAGCGAGCACAGGAAATATATGTTCTTTTCACTGCCTACCCTAGTGTGCTCTGCTGCCTCACAAAGctctctctacaaaatgtagccTTTGACAAATTGGACATGCACCATATCATGTTTGATTGCTGCAAGCAACTGAAGCACCTAAGCCTCACTCAGTGTGATATTGGTGATACGTCTCCCTTTAAAATTGATGCACCAAACTCAAAACTATGTGTTCTAGAGCTCACCGAGTGTGGCTTTGTGAAACTTGAGGTAGCATGCCTTCCGAAATTGGAGAAGTGCAATTTAGATACTTGGTTTTTTAactactagcacatatgcccgtgcgttgcaacgggtgGATTTGAACTATGTTTAAAAAATTAGAACTATGTTGAACCACTCATTCTTCGTTATGGAGTACGTAAATGCTAGCTGTAATGAATCCAGATTGCTTGGATGATGAACTGGAACGTAGGAGAAGAGTCTCTAATGTCAAAAAGGATTCATCAACATGGTTCTTCGAGAAGCGACTCATGGGACATGATAGCTCTTGCCGGAGGATGACAGTGTGATGTTCCTCCACCACTACGTTGACAACTCACCCGGTGGCAAGCCAAACTCTTCATAGGTAGCAAGTCGGCTTGCTAATTTTACGGGCACTGCCGTCGTAGCTGAACGAGACCATATGAAGGAGGGGTTTGGACATGGGCACACGAAGAGGGGTTAATATTATAGTAGGTGCAATTGCAGAAACAATTTAATCCATGCATATAAGATTTATGAACCCGGAAGATATTTACTACACCAAAAACATTGCATTGTCTGAAAATAGTTTGTACGCCTAAAGAAATGGCACTTTCGTTTTGAGACCTAAGGAAGACACATCTCCGTTGTCTGGCCACTTGAGTATGCAGCCAGCCCACCCTTGTTCGAACCTCGGCTCTAGCGCATGGTGCTCATGGAGTTTTCTTCTATTAAAAAAAGCCAACACGAGGACACCCAATTAAAATTACAGCAAATGTTTAATCCCACAAGTTAGGGCACGTCCTCATCTGGGACCTTCATACAACTACACCACATGCAGGCTTCTACCATTTAATTACTTTACATCTACACATGATATGCATCTAGCCTAATTTATGGGTGTATTTGTCAAGTTAACAAATCATAGACTTGTCTTTGTAATGGAATCAATTTTGTCGACTGTAGCAAAGAAACAAATTATGTATCAACAGGAAGCAGACTTATAAGTTTAGATTGAAGCAAATTTCAATTGCAGCAGAAATAAAATCTGTTTCCAACAGATGAAAATCCGGTAGTTACTTGGTGAGTGAACCCACGTAATTAGCGGTTTCTATTTTGGAAGCGTGAGGTGGGTGGGAAGCAGCACCCCCTATACGGCTaagggggtgtttgtttccaggggcttttttgtgtagggactagaaaaagtcccttTTAGAGACTTTTTTTTACCAAacgggagggactttttagggactaaactaggcatttgggactaaatgaagaagactctcaaggagagtcttttttgagactttttgggacttttccaacaatgcccctccaTGCATCCATTGACCCGCCACCCCATggtgttgtttgattgttattattctatatactaggggcaacatggtcatttaataacctctagaaagggactagggactttttagtctctGGAAACACAAACAGGGATGGAATTTTTatggactagggactttttagttgggactagaaaaagtcctaagacttatgaaccaaacagaGCCTAAGCTAAATCCAATCATCCCTGACTGCACTACTATAATAGCCTCTTTATTAACTCCCACAAATTATTCCAATTAAATTTAATACCCATGCATGGCCACAAGTTATACGCCCATAATTCCCCGTTTAATGTCATGCTCATGCACCTCGAGCCCTTCTCTGTATTCACTTTTTGTTCGTTGATTCCTGAGCTCGCTTATTGCCAGGTAACTCAAGACCGTATTTAAATTGGTAGAAATTGTTGTAAATAGCCCAGGTGGGACTATTAAACTGTGGAAACTTATGATGAAAAAGAAACTGTGAAAAGTTGTGCGTTCGCTGTTCAGGATACTTTTACGGAAAGCTCTCTATTGTAATCACATGCAGGTGCTTAGCCCAGTTGGTGCCTGCAGTTTCAGCTGTAGATGAGATTGTGAGTTCAATTCCTCATTTAGCTGCAGGAACCAATTCCTCAGAAGGCTTGCCTGCCTCATGGCCCATAAGTGGGCTGGAACCAATGCTTCGCTGAAGCAATTTCACGGGCCCAGGCGCAAAACTAGCACCCCCGGGAAGCCCAGCCATGTTGAGACTTCTGGCCCAGCTGACCTATGAAACGATTTTTAACGGGCTGCGTGGATTTTCTTATAAATAGTACCATCTTGTTTATATATCTTAAATACAAAATCATCTAAGCGGGACGAAACTAAGAATATTACCTtgctttaatagtaggtatagatatagatatgccATTGGCCTTTGGTTTTGCCCCGTCTCTTGGAGAATTAGAACTCGCATATGGTGCAATATGCTCTAAAGATCAACTTAAATTAAGTGAGCTTATACATGGAACCACAGGCGTACATACTCTCACATTGGATTTCGAAGGAGAAAATGTAAGTTGTAGTTTATTTTTGCGAAGTGGTCATATTTTTGTTTGCATTCATTAGTTATCACAGCTATCAAAGTTCATAGCTAGATGTGTTTATTCATGATATTGATTAAGCATAGCTTAAATATGTTTGATACCTTCATTTTTGTGCTTGGAAATTATCCACTCTTGATTGTTTTCTTCTGACCAGCTTTGGATGCAACCTGAAATGAAGCAACTATGCACAGCTTTCAACAAGCTAAGGAAGTTGTTTGTGCGTGGTATTTTTGTTGAATTTGACATTTTATGGACGATGGCCTTTCTTGCAGCGGCACCATCTATCGAGATATTACATATTGAGGTAACGTAGTTGTAAATTATGTTGCCTTTTGTTTGGTTCTCCACATATAGAGGCTTCTATTCTTGACAAATTTAGGTGAAAGCTGTTAAACATTATCCAACTACATGTGTATCCATTTTTCATCCAAATAGGTATGGGAACATGTATGCGATATGGATGAAGTGAGTGAGGATTGCAGACGACGGAACAACTTTGAAAGAAGGACTCCTCAGTGGGAGATGGACTTTGACCACACCAAGAATTGGATTTTGAAAGAGCTAGTATTCGTTGGCTTTAGGTCACTAGAACAACAATTTACACTCATAAGATCGGTGCTCCAGCGATCTCCCAACTTGTGTAAGATAGTTCTAAAAGGAGACGAGGAATGTAACTTATGCGCTGCTCATGGTGCGCCGCCTTCAAAATTTCCCAAGAAGGATGAACAAGAAATGGTCATGAGGCGAATTAGAGATGGCATATTCTCGCCCCAAATAATTTTTGATGAAAATTCTGAAAGGAGGCGAGGAATGTGACTCATGGTGCGCTGCCTGTGAAACTCCATGAGAAGGATAAGGAAGAAATGGTCATCAGCCCCAAATGAGACATGACGTATTCTTGCTTATATAATATACTACGCTTATATCTTAGGCCAAATACTGTTTGGTGCGTAAGATGTAGGAAACAGTTTGTATGAAAaaaacatactccctccgtcccataatataagaacatttttaaCACTACACTACTTCGGTTCTATGTTTTATTAGACCATCACTATTGCTAATATTTTTCGGCAAAAAGGGGCCGTTAGAGGAGTTAGAGATATGCCTGTTGTCACTGCAAAAAATATGTTCCTTGGGCATGATTGACAAAAAAG encodes:
- the LOC125553104 gene encoding phospholipase D delta-like isoform X2, with product MGSAAGADAPVHLHGDLEVWIAEARRLPNMDITSERMRSCFTACVSGEGGSRSGGSAGSRSKKKKKKKRLITSASYAYVSVCLAGATVAQTRVIPNSGAPRWDERFRVEVAHAAATLDLHVKDNHVFGARLIGVASVPARRLAAGALVHGWFPVVHAHGHHHHHHGSSPAAELRFCLRYTPVAQQHGGSSPLCAAVPNAYFPLRRGGRVTLYQDAHVADGQLPGIELDGGGTYEHGRCWEDISRAIVDAHHLVYVVGWSIHHPIRLVREPAAGTGTTMKTLGELLKGKVHEGVRVVMLIWDDKTSHDRFLLKTDGVMHTHDEQTRKFFRHSGVHCVLVPRYGSNKLSIFKQHVVGTLFTHHQKCVIVDSQAAGNNRKITAFLGGLDLCDGRYDTPEHRLFKDLDTVFHQDFHNPTFPVNSYGPRQPWHDLHCKIEGPAAYDILTNFEQRWRKATKWRVNLKKVVIWHYDTLIKIKRMPWIVSPSTDEADARVCHEQDTENWHVQVFRSIDSGSVKGFPKLVQEAQSQNLVCAKNLKIDRSIHSAYVKAIRSAQHFIYIENQYFIGSSFCWHSHKNTGADNLIPVELALKIASKIKAKQRFAVYIVIPMWPEGIPTTAAVQQILFWQGQTMSMMYKIIADALESQGLLDSHPQDYLNFYCLGRRELAASPEESLCNDNSALGMAQKHRRFMIYVHSKGMVVDDEYVVIGSANINQRSMEGSRDTEIAMGAYQPHHTSAGDHGAPPRGQVYGYRMSLWAEHLGGRAEEWFRRPESEECVRRVNAAAEENWRAYVSPDETTRGHLMRYPVKVDRDGGVGPLPGHECFPDVGGKVLGGQSSLPDALTT
- the LOC125553104 gene encoding phospholipase D delta-like isoform X1 translates to MGSAAGADAPVHLHGDLEVWIAEARRLPNMDITSERMRSCFTACVSGEGGSRSGGSAGSRSKKKKKKKRLITSASYAYVSVCLAGATVAQTRVIPNSGAPRWDERFRVEVAHAAATLDLHVKDNHVFGARLIGVASVPARRLAAGALVHGWFPVVHAHGHHHHHHGSSPAAELRFCLRYTPVAQQHGGSSPLCAAVPNAYFPLRRGGRVTLYQDAHVADGQLPGIELDGGGTYEHGRCWEDISRAIVDAHHLVYVVGWSIHHPIRLVREPAAGTGTTMKTLGELLKGKVHEGVRVVMLIWDDKTSHDRFLLKTDGVMHTHDEQTRKFFRHSGVHCVLVPRYGSNKLSIFKQHVVGTLFTHHQKCVIVDSQAAGNNRKITAFLGGLDLCDGRYDTPEHRLFKDLDTVFHQDFHNPTFPVNSYGPRQPWHDLHCKIEGPAAYDILTNFEQRWRKATKWRVNLKKVVIWHYDTLIKIKRMPWIVSPSTDEADARVCHEQDTENWHVQVFRSIDSGSVKGFPKLVQEAQSQNLVCAKNLKIDRSIHSAYVKAIRSAQHFIYIENQYFIGSSFCWHSHKNTGADNLIPVELALKIASKIKAKQRFAVYIVIPMWPEGIPTTAAVQQILFWQVCSQPKSIGANHVYDVQDHSGRSREPGSPRLPSSRLSELLLPWEARARRLSGGELMQRQLCSGHGAEAPEVHDLRALQRDGGGRRVRGDRVGQHQPEVHGRVQGHGDRHGRVPAAPHLGRRPRRSSSRTGVRVQDVAVGGAPGRQGGGVVPAAGVGGVRAAGERGGGGELAGVRVAGRDDEGAPDAVPREGGQGRRRWAAAGPRVLPGRRRQGPRRAVIAARCSHHVIKLTDCQDPKNTNETALTQKKKRKEKL